One region of Bacillota bacterium genomic DNA includes:
- the tsaB gene encoding tRNA (adenosine(37)-N6)-threonylcarbamoyltransferase complex dimerization subunit type 1 TsaB, whose amino-acid sequence MLTLGLETATRFTSAALVDGDELLAEYTYCGPSRPSQVLMTMVDRLFRDAGLDRSRLAAVAVGAGPGSFTGLRLGLATAQGLAYALGIPVVGVSTLEAMAFPWLGTGRLVVPVLDAQRGRVYAAGYPGSGVSPAGAPGGFIPRTVEWEILLDHLAGELAQRAVDDRGLVILVGEWAWAHREEVVSRLGPRALVVEPQLAYPRAAVVARLGRAALQAGDRGDPFALRALYLRRSEAEELWEKRQSGTSTGFI is encoded by the coding sequence GTGCTGACCCTGGGATTGGAGACGGCGACGCGCTTCACGTCGGCGGCCCTGGTGGACGGCGATGAGTTGCTGGCCGAGTACACCTACTGCGGCCCGTCCCGGCCTTCCCAGGTGCTCATGACCATGGTGGACAGGCTGTTCCGCGACGCCGGCCTCGACCGGAGCAGGCTGGCGGCGGTGGCGGTGGGAGCCGGTCCGGGATCGTTCACGGGTTTGCGCCTGGGGCTGGCCACCGCGCAGGGGTTGGCGTACGCCCTGGGCATCCCCGTGGTCGGGGTCAGTACCCTGGAAGCCATGGCTTTCCCCTGGCTCGGTACCGGACGCCTGGTGGTGCCGGTGCTGGATGCCCAGCGAGGGCGGGTGTACGCCGCCGGGTACCCGGGCAGCGGCGTGAGCCCGGCCGGTGCGCCGGGGGGCTTCATCCCCCGTACTGTGGAGTGGGAGATCCTGCTGGATCACCTGGCGGGCGAGTTGGCGCAACGTGCCGTGGACGATCGGGGACTGGTGATCCTGGTGGGGGAGTGGGCCTGGGCGCACAGGGAGGAGGTTGTCTCCCGATTGGGCCCGCGCGCCCTGGTGGTGGAGCCGCAACTTGCCTACCCGCGGGCGGCGGTGGTGGCGCGCCTGGGAAGGGCAGCCCTGCAAGCGGGCGACAGGGGCGATCCCTTTGCCCTGCGGGCGCTGTACCTGCGCAGATCGGAGGCCGAAGAGCTGTGGGAAAAGAGACAGTCCGGGACGTCGACCGGGTTTATATAG
- the rimI gene encoding ribosomal protein S18-alanine N-acetyltransferase, with protein MGKETVRDVDRVYIDQMTLADLDGVMAVEEVSYLTPWSRRAFVSELTENIHAHYIVARLGREVVGYAGMWVILDEAHVTNIAVHPDWRRRGLGERLLRELISRARARGATRVTLEVRKSNMVAQRLYTRLGFVPRGIRKGYYSDTGEDAIIMWLEDLGAENL; from the coding sequence GTGGGAAAAGAGACAGTCCGGGACGTCGACCGGGTTTATATAGATCAGATGACGCTGGCCGACCTGGATGGCGTGATGGCGGTGGAGGAAGTTTCCTACCTTACGCCCTGGTCGCGGCGGGCCTTCGTCAGCGAACTCACTGAGAACATCCACGCCCACTACATCGTGGCCCGCCTGGGGCGGGAGGTGGTGGGATACGCCGGCATGTGGGTGATCCTGGACGAGGCTCACGTCACCAACATCGCCGTGCATCCGGACTGGCGGCGGCGAGGGCTGGGTGAACGTTTGCTGCGGGAACTGATTTCTCGGGCCCGCGCCCGAGGGGCCACGAGGGTGACCCTGGAGGTGCGCAAGTCCAACATGGTGGCCCAGCGCCTGTACACGCGCCTGGGGTTTGTCCCCCGCGGTATCCGCAAGGGATACTACTCGGATACCGGCGAGGACGCCATCATCATGTGGCTGGAGGACCTGGGGGCGGAAAACCTTTGA
- a CDS encoding PIN domain-containing protein gives MTVYVDTSAFLAVLDADDQNHGHAKRVWEALLSKRAPLISSSYVLVETWTLVQHRLGMEAVRSFSEDVFPLLGIIWVGSELHRRGVAALLAANCRNLSLVDCVSFEVMRDLGVKNVFTFDPHFREQGFTCMP, from the coding sequence ATGACCGTCTACGTAGACACTTCCGCTTTCCTTGCGGTGCTTGATGCCGACGACCAGAACCACGGTCACGCCAAGCGCGTATGGGAAGCACTCTTGAGCAAGAGGGCACCGCTCATCTCGAGCAGCTATGTCCTGGTAGAAACGTGGACTCTCGTTCAACATAGGCTCGGAATGGAGGCTGTGCGGAGTTTCTCTGAGGACGTCTTCCCCTTGCTCGGTATTATCTGGGTGGGTTCGGAGTTGCACCGCAGGGGAGTCGCTGCCTTGCTCGCCGCCAACTGTCGGAACCTCAGCCTGGTCGACTGCGTGAGCTTTGAAGTCATGCGCGATCTGGGTGTGAAGAACGTCTTTACGTTTGATCCCCACTTTCGGGAACAGGGCTTCACCTGCATGCCGTGA
- a CDS encoding ribbon-helix-helix protein, CopG family: protein MVRTQVQLTEEQARALKKLAAEQGKSVADLIRKGVDLVIASSWSTAAEERVSRAIALAGRFRSGLRDLSVEHDRYLAEAYR, encoded by the coding sequence GTGGTACGCACGCAAGTCCAACTCACCGAGGAGCAGGCGCGGGCGTTGAAAAAGCTCGCCGCGGAGCAAGGCAAATCGGTTGCCGACTTGATCCGGAAAGGCGTAGACCTGGTCATTGCCAGTTCTTGGAGCACCGCAGCTGAGGAGCGCGTCTCCCGGGCAATCGCTCTGGCCGGTCGCTTCAGGTCAGGTCTGCGGGATCTGTCCGTGGAACACGACAGGTACCTGGCGGAGGCCTATCGGTAA
- the tsaD gene encoding tRNA (adenosine(37)-N6)-threonylcarbamoyltransferase complex transferase subunit TsaD, with protein sequence MRVLGVETSCDETACAVVEDGRHLLGSVVASQVKLHERFGGVVPEIASRRHLEMLLPVLDQALAEAGVRLGDIGAVAVTPGPGLVGALLVGLAAAKALAWALDVPLVPVHHLEAHVYAAFLEYPHLEPPLLALVVSGGHTDFLWMPRHGRMELKGRSLDDAAGEAFDKVGRLLGLPYPGGPHVEALAREGQPAIPFPRAWMEGTLDFSFSGLKTAVAVYLRRHEGQYRPQDVAASFQAAVVEVLAEKAACACSSLGATRLVVAGGVAANRALREAIEERCRALGVEVFIPRPAFCTDNAAMVASAGYYALREGRRAGMDLNASPALPLEVFGLAAGG encoded by the coding sequence ATGAGGGTACTGGGTGTGGAGACGTCGTGCGATGAAACCGCCTGCGCGGTGGTGGAAGACGGGCGGCACTTGCTGGGGAGCGTGGTGGCGTCGCAGGTGAAGCTGCACGAACGCTTCGGGGGTGTCGTGCCCGAGATCGCGTCGCGACGTCACCTGGAGATGCTGCTACCCGTGCTCGATCAGGCGCTGGCAGAGGCCGGCGTGCGCCTGGGGGACATCGGTGCCGTGGCGGTCACTCCGGGGCCGGGGCTGGTGGGGGCGTTGCTGGTGGGGCTGGCGGCCGCCAAGGCCCTGGCATGGGCGCTGGACGTACCCCTGGTTCCGGTGCACCACCTGGAGGCGCACGTCTACGCTGCCTTCCTGGAATATCCCCACCTGGAGCCGCCCCTGCTGGCCCTGGTGGTGTCGGGGGGGCACACCGACTTCCTGTGGATGCCCCGTCACGGGCGCATGGAGCTGAAGGGGAGGTCGCTGGACGACGCCGCCGGGGAAGCTTTCGACAAAGTGGGCCGGCTGCTGGGCCTCCCTTACCCGGGCGGGCCCCACGTGGAAGCGCTGGCCCGGGAGGGCCAGCCCGCCATTCCGTTCCCGCGCGCCTGGATGGAGGGGACGCTGGATTTCAGCTTCAGCGGCCTGAAGACGGCGGTGGCCGTGTACCTGCGTCGTCACGAGGGGCAGTATCGTCCGCAGGACGTGGCCGCCAGCTTTCAGGCGGCGGTGGTGGAGGTCCTGGCCGAGAAAGCGGCGTGTGCCTGCTCATCCCTGGGGGCTACCAGGCTGGTGGTGGCGGGCGGGGTGGCGGCGAACCGGGCCCTCCGGGAGGCTATCGAGGAACGTTGCCGGGCCCTGGGAGTGGAAGTGTTCATTCCCCGCCCGGCCTTCTGCACGGACAACGCTGCCATGGTGGCCAGCGCCGGGTATTACGCCCTGCGCGAGGGAAGACGGGCGGGGATGGACCTGAATGCCAGCCCCGCCCTGCCCCTGGAGGTTTTCGGACTGGCGGCTGGAGGATAG
- a CDS encoding acyltransferase, translating to MSGRRLQVHPVGPVNPMAGWTRLVNPWRAALNFLVLYLCRFLPWVGVKRFLYRCLGMKVGRDVAVGLGAMFDIFFPHLISLGDNCVIGYNATILAHEFLVREWRTGPVEIGRDVLIGANATVLPGVRIGDGAVVAAGAVVTRDVPAGAFVAGVPARVMASRGRGGFGGQGVPGKGDSGGGGVGI from the coding sequence GTGAGCGGAAGGCGGTTGCAGGTACACCCGGTCGGTCCAGTGAATCCTATGGCCGGGTGGACCCGCCTTGTCAACCCGTGGCGGGCAGCCCTCAACTTCCTCGTTCTGTACCTCTGCCGGTTCCTGCCCTGGGTGGGAGTTAAGAGGTTCCTTTACCGTTGCCTGGGGATGAAGGTGGGCAGGGACGTGGCGGTGGGGCTGGGGGCCATGTTCGACATATTCTTCCCCCACCTGATCAGCCTGGGAGACAACTGCGTCATCGGGTACAACGCCACCATCCTCGCCCACGAGTTCCTGGTGCGGGAGTGGCGCACCGGACCGGTAGAGATAGGGCGGGACGTGCTGATCGGGGCCAACGCCACGGTGTTGCCGGGAGTGCGGATCGGGGATGGTGCCGTGGTGGCGGCAGGGGCGGTGGTGACCAGAGACGTACCCGCCGGGGCTTTTGTGGCCGGAGTCCCGGCGCGCGTGATGGCATCTCGAGGGAGGGGTGGTTTTGGAGGTCAGGGAGTTCCTGGAAAGGGTGACAGCGGCGGCGGGGGTGTCGGGATTTGA
- a CDS encoding M42 family metallopeptidase: MEVREFLERVTAAAGVSGFEGPVASLIREAWGPLTDEIRTDAMGSLIARRAPRNGDRPLRVMMAAHMDEIGLMVTRVEEGGFLRFTSVGGFDRRVLPAQEVVVHGRRDLPGVIGVKPPHLLPREEAEKPYKMEDMYIDVGLDEDQVRELVQVGDAITVGGRYASLQGELASGKAMDDRAGVATLYACLQELARLQHPHDVFLVATVQEEVGLKGAVTSAYGIAPDVAVAVDVEFAEQPGLPEDQTVELDKGPMIAVGPNVHPYVFSVLEKVAKDEGIPHQVRVVPGPSGTDAWAIQVTREGIPTGLVGIPLRYMHTSVEVVSVADIKRAGRLLARFVMALDPAALAGWRWET; this comes from the coding sequence TTGGAGGTCAGGGAGTTCCTGGAAAGGGTGACAGCGGCGGCGGGGGTGTCGGGATTTGAGGGTCCGGTGGCGTCGCTCATAAGGGAAGCCTGGGGGCCGCTTACGGACGAGATCCGCACGGATGCTATGGGAAGCCTCATCGCCCGGCGCGCCCCCCGGAACGGAGACCGGCCGCTGCGGGTGATGATGGCGGCCCACATGGACGAAATCGGGCTCATGGTGACCAGGGTCGAGGAGGGAGGATTCCTGCGCTTCACCTCCGTGGGAGGGTTCGACCGCCGGGTGCTGCCGGCCCAGGAAGTGGTGGTGCACGGGCGGCGGGATCTGCCTGGGGTGATAGGGGTGAAGCCGCCCCACCTGCTGCCGCGGGAAGAGGCGGAGAAACCCTACAAGATGGAGGACATGTACATCGACGTGGGCCTGGACGAGGACCAGGTTCGCGAACTCGTCCAGGTGGGAGATGCCATTACGGTGGGAGGCAGGTATGCATCCCTTCAGGGGGAACTGGCCAGCGGCAAAGCCATGGACGACCGGGCCGGGGTGGCAACGCTGTATGCCTGCCTGCAGGAACTGGCCCGGCTGCAGCATCCCCACGACGTGTTCCTGGTGGCCACCGTTCAGGAGGAGGTTGGGCTGAAGGGGGCGGTGACCTCGGCTTACGGGATCGCCCCCGACGTGGCCGTGGCGGTAGACGTGGAGTTTGCCGAGCAGCCCGGCCTGCCCGAGGACCAGACGGTGGAACTGGACAAGGGTCCCATGATCGCGGTGGGGCCCAACGTGCACCCCTACGTGTTCTCGGTGCTGGAGAAGGTGGCAAAGGATGAGGGGATCCCTCACCAGGTGCGGGTGGTCCCGGGTCCCTCGGGGACCGACGCCTGGGCCATCCAGGTCACCCGGGAGGGCATTCCCACCGGGCTGGTGGGGATCCCGCTTCGCTACATGCACACGAGCGTCGAGGTGGTCTCCGTGGCGGACATCAAGCGGGCCGGACGCCTGCTGGCCCGCTTCGTCATGGCCCTGGACCCGGCCGCGCTCGCAGGCTGGAGGTGGGAAACATGA
- a CDS encoding M42 family metallopeptidase, which yields MMSPEETELLRELSEAGGVSGWEGEVRSIIRARLEQMGARYRTDNLGNLIVYRGPDDERAGLRVMLAAHMDEVGLVVSSIDKSGLLRFRKVGGIDDRVLVSKSVLVGKARVPGVIGAKPIHLQQPREQENPCRSEDLYVDIGAKSKEEAEKAVRVGDPIVFATRFTRLGERRARGKAFDDRAGCLVLLGVLRETYRVPVYGVFTVQEEVGLRGAQAAAYAIEPGLGLALEGTVCSDTPGSDEHAQGTRLGHGPAISVMDAATIHNRHVIERLVEVAQKAGIPYQMRRTTSGGNDAGRIHLARAGAAAGGLSVPCRYIHSPASVLDLEDLANTRRLLVEFLHSLEEGWTP from the coding sequence ATGATGAGCCCCGAGGAGACGGAACTGCTGCGGGAGCTGAGCGAGGCGGGCGGGGTGTCGGGATGGGAGGGGGAAGTGCGGAGCATCATTCGGGCTCGCCTGGAGCAGATGGGAGCCCGCTACCGCACCGACAATCTGGGCAACCTCATCGTGTACCGGGGGCCGGACGATGAAAGGGCCGGGCTGCGGGTCATGCTGGCCGCCCACATGGACGAGGTGGGCCTGGTGGTTTCCTCGATAGACAAGTCGGGCCTGCTGCGCTTCCGTAAGGTGGGGGGCATCGACGACCGGGTGCTGGTTTCCAAGAGTGTGCTGGTGGGCAAGGCCCGCGTGCCCGGTGTCATCGGGGCCAAGCCCATCCACCTGCAGCAACCCAGGGAACAGGAGAACCCCTGCCGCAGCGAGGACCTGTACGTGGACATCGGCGCCAAAAGCAAGGAAGAGGCTGAGAAGGCGGTCAGGGTGGGGGACCCCATCGTGTTCGCCACCCGCTTCACCCGGCTGGGGGAGCGGCGGGCCCGCGGAAAAGCGTTCGACGACCGGGCCGGGTGCCTGGTGTTGCTGGGGGTGCTGCGGGAAACGTACCGGGTCCCGGTCTACGGCGTGTTCACCGTCCAGGAAGAGGTGGGGCTGCGGGGGGCCCAGGCAGCCGCCTATGCCATCGAACCGGGCCTGGGCCTGGCCCTGGAGGGCACGGTGTGCTCAGATACGCCTGGTTCCGACGAACACGCCCAGGGAACACGGTTGGGACACGGTCCCGCCATCTCGGTGATGGATGCCGCCACCATCCACAACCGGCACGTGATCGAGCGCCTGGTGGAGGTGGCCCAAAAGGCCGGCATCCCGTACCAGATGCGGCGTACCACGAGCGGGGGGAACGATGCCGGGCGCATCCATCTGGCGCGGGCGGGGGCGGCGGCGGGGGGACTGTCGGTGCCATGCCGCTACATCCATTCGCCCGCTTCGGTACTGGACCTGGAGGACCTGGCCAATACACGCCGGCTCCTGGTGGAATTCCTGCACAGCCTGGAGGAGGGGTGGACCCCGTGA
- a CDS encoding M42 family metallopeptidase: MKEETRELIRSLTEAFGPSGQEDQVREIIASLVRPHVDEVRTDALGNLICTRHPRPGAATAPMAGAEGKKVVLAAHMDEIGIMVTHIDDKGFLRFGVIGGVNPYRCVAERVVFANGTVGVVGVEKLDDIKDLRVEKLFVDIGAPSRDEALKKVNVGDAAAFTRPLLRAGNRLVAKAMDDRIGCVVLVEVARRLAACPHQVYFVFTVQEEVGLRGARTSAFGLAPDVAIAVDVTLTGDTPKGEVMEVSLGKGAAIKVKDASLICHPGLRRLLVETARTHGIAYQLEVLERGGTDAGAMQLVREGVPAGVVSVPCRYVHTASEMVDEGDVEACIELLVRTLEGPLSW, translated from the coding sequence GTGAAAGAGGAGACGCGCGAACTCATCCGGAGCCTGACGGAGGCATTCGGTCCTTCCGGCCAGGAGGACCAGGTGCGCGAGATAATCGCCTCCCTGGTGCGGCCCCATGTGGACGAGGTGCGCACCGACGCCCTGGGCAACCTCATCTGTACCCGGCACCCCCGGCCGGGGGCTGCCACCGCCCCGATGGCCGGGGCTGAGGGTAAAAAGGTGGTGCTGGCCGCCCACATGGACGAGATCGGCATCATGGTGACGCACATAGACGACAAGGGCTTCTTGCGCTTTGGGGTCATCGGGGGCGTCAATCCTTACCGTTGCGTGGCCGAAAGGGTGGTGTTCGCCAACGGAACGGTGGGCGTGGTGGGTGTTGAGAAGCTGGACGACATCAAGGACCTGCGCGTGGAGAAGCTGTTCGTGGATATCGGTGCTCCCTCTCGCGACGAGGCCCTCAAGAAGGTGAACGTTGGGGACGCCGCCGCGTTCACCCGTCCCCTCCTGAGGGCGGGCAACCGGCTGGTGGCCAAGGCCATGGACGACCGCATCGGCTGTGTGGTGCTGGTGGAGGTGGCCCGGCGCCTGGCCGCCTGTCCACACCAGGTTTATTTCGTGTTCACCGTGCAGGAGGAAGTGGGACTACGGGGCGCTCGCACGTCGGCGTTCGGGCTGGCTCCCGACGTGGCCATAGCCGTCGACGTGACGCTGACGGGGGACACCCCCAAAGGCGAGGTCATGGAGGTGAGCCTGGGCAAGGGGGCCGCCATCAAGGTCAAGGACGCCAGCCTGATTTGCCACCCCGGCCTGCGCCGCCTGCTGGTGGAGACTGCCCGCACCCACGGCATAGCCTACCAGTTGGAGGTCCTGGAGCGGGGCGGGACGGACGCCGGGGCCATGCAACTCGTGCGCGAGGGCGTTCCCGCGGGGGTGGTGTCGGTCCCCTGCCGGTATGTCCACACCGCCTCCGAAATGGTGGACGAGGGAGACGTGGAAGCCTGCATCGAGCTTCTGGTCAGGACTCTGGAGGGACCGCTTTCGTGGTAA
- a CDS encoding thiamine phosphate synthase — protein sequence MVSLPILVVSDHRLFPGDPEGMVQALSACLRGGARGIELGDSDLTGHDMLALALRLRETTRQAGALLLVAERADVALAAGADGVHLGRGSLPAPAVRRLARRLTSRFLVGRTALTVEEAALAQLENADFLVFAPVWPEPGLEPLRAVVASVRRPVLAGGGVTLEQVPALREAGVSGLVLGAEVLAAPDPEQATARFLAAWQG from the coding sequence GTGGTAAGTCTCCCCATCCTGGTGGTGTCTGACCACCGCCTTTTCCCGGGGGATCCCGAGGGGATGGTGCAAGCCCTTTCGGCGTGCCTGCGGGGTGGCGCACGGGGTATCGAGCTGGGTGACTCGGATCTAACCGGGCACGACATGCTGGCCCTGGCCCTGCGGCTGCGCGAGACAACCAGGCAGGCGGGCGCCCTCCTGCTGGTGGCGGAAAGGGCAGACGTGGCCCTGGCGGCGGGGGCGGACGGGGTCCACCTGGGGCGGGGTTCCCTTCCCGCTCCCGCCGTGCGGCGGCTGGCCCGGCGGCTCACGTCGCGGTTCCTGGTCGGCCGCACCGCCCTGACCGTCGAGGAAGCTGCTCTGGCCCAGCTGGAGAACGCCGATTTCCTGGTTTTCGCTCCCGTGTGGCCGGAGCCGGGGCTGGAGCCCCTGCGCGCCGTGGTGGCGTCGGTGCGCCGGCCGGTGCTGGCGGGAGGGGGAGTGACACTCGAGCAGGTCCCGGCCCTGCGGGAAGCGGGGGTGTCCGGCCTGGTGCTGGGTGCAGAGGTGCTGGCCGCCCCCGATCCCGAGCAGGCGACCGCTCGCTTCCTGGCTGCCTGGCAGGGCTGA
- a CDS encoding gamma carbonic anhydrase family protein, translated as MTGGDALAGGAGQTRWPFGAPVVDPTVFVAPGAQLIGNVIVGADSSVWYGACLRGDENYVRVGRESNIQEGAVLHPTGEHPVEVGDRVTVGHGAILHACTVEDDCLIGMGAIVLDGARVGRGSLVGAGTLVPPGKEIPPGSVVLGVPGKVVRPAGEGDAAQIAYSAARYVELTRIYREQANSPP; from the coding sequence TTGACGGGCGGGGATGCGCTGGCAGGTGGTGCCGGGCAGACCCGGTGGCCGTTTGGTGCGCCGGTGGTGGATCCCACGGTTTTCGTGGCGCCGGGAGCCCAGCTGATCGGGAACGTGATCGTGGGGGCGGACTCCTCGGTCTGGTACGGGGCCTGCCTGCGCGGGGATGAGAACTACGTGCGGGTGGGCCGGGAGTCCAACATCCAGGAGGGTGCCGTGCTGCACCCCACGGGGGAGCACCCGGTGGAGGTGGGTGACCGGGTTACGGTCGGGCACGGTGCCATCCTGCACGCCTGCACGGTGGAAGATGATTGCCTGATCGGCATGGGAGCCATCGTGCTGGATGGTGCCCGCGTCGGCAGGGGGTCTTTGGTGGGGGCAGGCACCCTGGTGCCCCCCGGGAAGGAGATACCGCCGGGAAGCGTGGTGCTGGGGGTGCCCGGCAAGGTCGTGCGCCCGGCGGGGGAAGGGGATGCGGCCCAGATCGCCTATTCGGCCGCCCGCTACGTGGAACTCACCCGCATTTACCGCGAGCAGGCGAACTCGCCCCCGTGA
- a CDS encoding DMT family transporter: protein MMALVAAALSGAAMTVHAAVNGALSKAVGLVAATFVVQAVGLAASGLVLLGAGSLRHLGAMLGVPLVLWTGGLLGVFIVFTMAFTVPRTGAGLAVAVVLTAQLIAALIFDHFGLLGVPRAPVTWVRLLGAGLLLAGAWLVKAATPGR from the coding sequence ATGATGGCCCTGGTGGCCGCCGCCCTTAGCGGGGCGGCCATGACCGTACATGCGGCTGTGAACGGGGCGCTTTCGAAGGCGGTGGGGCTGGTGGCCGCCACCTTCGTGGTGCAGGCGGTGGGACTGGCCGCCAGCGGCCTGGTGCTGCTGGGGGCCGGCTCGCTCCGCCACCTGGGCGCCATGTTGGGCGTGCCCCTGGTGCTGTGGACGGGCGGCCTGCTGGGGGTATTCATCGTGTTCACCATGGCCTTCACCGTGCCCCGCACGGGGGCAGGCCTGGCGGTGGCGGTGGTGCTGACCGCCCAGTTGATCGCCGCCCTCATCTTTGATCATTTCGGCCTTTTGGGCGTGCCCAGAGCCCCTGTCACCTGGGTCCGTCTTCTGGGAGCGGGACTGCTGCTCGCAGGTGCCTGGCTGGTCAAGGCCGCCACCCCCGGCCGGTAG
- the guaB gene encoding IMP dehydrogenase: MTDRAWEEVTGRSREEEFRQKFGPEGLAFDDVLLVPAASEVLPRDVDVSTFLSRNIRLNIPLLSAAMDTVTEARMAIAIAREGGIGIIHKNMSVERQAAEVDKVKRSEHGVITDPFYLAPHNTVREAMEMMARYHISGVPIVADGMKLVGIITNRDVRFEENLDQPIANVMTKENLVTAPVGTSLEEARHILARHKVEKLPLVDAGFRLRGLITIKDIEKARKYPNAAKDARGRLLVGAAVGVSADTLSRVEALLAAGVDIIVVDSAHGHSRGVLDTVRQIKRNFRCEVMGGNVATGAGARALIEAGADAVKVGVGPGSICTTRVVAGIGVPQLTAIWEAAREARPAGIPVVADGGVRWSGDITKALAAGANAVMVGSLFAGTEESPGEMEIYQGRSFKVYRGMGSLGAMRDGSADRYFQEEMPKLVPEGIEGRVPYRGPLAETVYQLVGGLRAGMGYCGARSIPELQEKGRFIRVTMAGLRESHPHDVQITREAPNYTLPG, translated from the coding sequence GTGACAGATCGCGCCTGGGAAGAAGTGACGGGTCGTTCCCGGGAAGAGGAATTCCGCCAGAAGTTCGGGCCGGAAGGACTGGCCTTCGATGACGTATTGCTGGTTCCCGCGGCGTCGGAGGTTCTGCCGCGGGATGTGGATGTTTCCACTTTTCTCTCCCGGAACATCCGCCTCAACATCCCGCTGCTCAGTGCGGCGATGGATACCGTGACCGAAGCGCGCATGGCCATCGCCATCGCCCGCGAAGGCGGTATCGGCATCATCCACAAGAACATGTCCGTGGAGCGCCAGGCGGCCGAGGTGGACAAGGTTAAGCGATCCGAGCACGGGGTCATCACCGATCCTTTCTACCTGGCCCCCCACAATACCGTGCGGGAAGCCATGGAGATGATGGCACGCTACCACATCTCGGGTGTCCCCATCGTGGCCGATGGCATGAAACTGGTGGGCATCATCACCAACCGCGACGTCAGGTTCGAGGAAAACCTGGATCAGCCCATCGCTAACGTGATGACGAAAGAAAACCTGGTGACTGCGCCGGTGGGCACCAGCCTGGAGGAGGCCAGGCACATCCTGGCCCGCCACAAGGTGGAAAAGCTGCCCCTGGTGGATGCCGGCTTCCGCCTGCGCGGGCTCATCACCATCAAGGACATAGAGAAGGCCCGCAAGTACCCTAATGCCGCCAAGGACGCGCGGGGCCGGCTGCTGGTGGGGGCGGCGGTGGGTGTCTCGGCCGATACCCTCAGCCGCGTGGAAGCCCTGCTGGCGGCGGGAGTGGACATCATCGTGGTGGATTCCGCCCACGGCCACTCCCGCGGGGTGCTGGACACGGTACGGCAGATCAAGCGAAACTTCAGGTGCGAGGTAATGGGCGGGAACGTGGCCACGGGGGCGGGTGCCCGGGCCCTCATAGAGGCCGGGGCGGACGCGGTGAAGGTGGGCGTGGGCCCCGGTTCCATCTGCACCACCCGGGTGGTGGCCGGGATCGGCGTTCCCCAGTTGACCGCCATTTGGGAAGCGGCCCGGGAAGCCCGCCCGGCCGGGATCCCCGTTGTGGCGGACGGGGGCGTGCGCTGGTCGGGGGACATCACCAAGGCCCTGGCGGCGGGGGCCAATGCCGTCATGGTGGGGAGCCTGTTCGCCGGGACCGAAGAGAGCCCGGGGGAGATGGAGATATACCAGGGGCGGAGCTTCAAGGTGTACCGGGGGATGGGTTCCCTGGGGGCCATGCGGGATGGCTCCGCCGACCGCTACTTCCAGGAAGAGATGCCCAAGCTGGTGCCCGAGGGTATCGAGGGTCGCGTACCCTACCGGGGTCCCCTGGCGGAGACGGTGTACCAGCTCGTGGGGGGACTGCGGGCGGGCATGGGTTACTGTGGAGCCCGCAGCATACCCGAGTTGCAGGAAAAGGGCAGGTTCATCCGGGTGACCATGGCCGGGCTGAGGGAAAGTCACCCCCACGACGTGCAGATCACCCGGGAGGCGCCCAACTACACCCTACCGGGTTAG